In Nocardia sputorum, a single genomic region encodes these proteins:
- a CDS encoding ABC transporter permease produces MTLQLDPITSAPSSDPAEAATTENPAPFTRKLLGPARASSGLILAVLIWQLGARSWLGTTTPAPTEVLEAGWELVRSGELWQHLAASGRRVAVGLTIGIGIGLVFGVAAGLFRIAEDLVNGPLQALRMLPTLALVPVFIIWFGIGDSFKIALIIVAPIFPIYLNVLAGIRGVDRRLVEAAESLGLNRFELTTKIILPGALPQIFVGLRQALGIGWLTLVVAEMQTTPVGLGFLMNDAKEFLRTDQIFLVLVIYAVLGLLTDLVVRVLEHRFLSWRTGYEGK; encoded by the coding sequence ATGACATTGCAGTTGGATCCGATCACATCGGCGCCATCTTCCGACCCGGCCGAGGCGGCGACCACCGAAAACCCGGCCCCGTTCACTCGCAAGCTGCTGGGCCCGGCCCGAGCATCCTCCGGACTGATTCTTGCGGTACTGATCTGGCAACTCGGGGCACGATCCTGGCTCGGCACGACCACCCCGGCGCCGACCGAGGTGCTCGAGGCCGGATGGGAGCTGGTCCGCTCGGGTGAGCTCTGGCAGCATCTGGCCGCCTCCGGGCGCCGGGTGGCGGTCGGGCTGACGATCGGCATCGGCATCGGCCTGGTATTCGGTGTGGCGGCCGGACTGTTCCGGATCGCGGAGGATCTGGTCAACGGTCCGTTGCAGGCTTTGCGGATGTTGCCGACACTGGCGCTGGTGCCGGTGTTCATCATCTGGTTCGGCATCGGTGATTCGTTCAAGATCGCGTTGATCATCGTCGCGCCCATCTTCCCGATCTACCTGAACGTGCTGGCCGGGATCCGCGGGGTGGACCGGCGGCTGGTGGAGGCGGCGGAATCGCTGGGCCTCAACCGATTCGAGCTGACCACGAAGATCATTCTGCCCGGCGCGCTGCCGCAGATCTTCGTGGGACTGCGGCAGGCGCTTGGCATCGGCTGGCTCACCCTGGTGGTCGCGGAGATGCAGACCACGCCGGTCGGGCTCGGCTTCTTGATGAACGATGCCAAGGAGTTCCTGCGCACCGACCAGATCTTCCTGGTCCTGGTGATCTACGCGGTGCTCGGGCTGCTCACCGACCTGGTGGTGCGCGTGCTGGAACACCGGTTCCTGTCCTGGCGCACCGGATATGAGGGGAAGTAG